The sequence GTATATGTGCGAACTTGTACGTAGGTACGTATTATACATCGTCGAAGCGGACGGTACGTACCGACACCAAGTACATCGCTGCGCGCGGTCGAAACGTTTTCTGAAAATCGCGTTAAGAAAGATCCGCGTTTAAAAGTAATCGGCTGAAGTCGGAAATCGTGAAAGATCCGGCAATGGACTGGTTGCGCGAGATCCGTCGTCCCACCCATTCATATTCTCGGCGATTCAATTGCGTGGCTTGACGGACGTGGCCAGGATTAGGCCGCTAAACGTTTAGCTGCTTTCTGGAGCAATTTCAGCGCTAATTCGTTCGTAGAATCTAATGGAGCGAGTAACGTAATGTTAGACGGAGGAATGTTTGACAGGCGAGTGAGACTCGGACAGACACTTGTAGAGCTTTTACACGCGTTTGATTTGATACAAGGAAGAGATTTGAGAGATATGTTCTATCGAGATGAGTAGAATGATAGAAAAATAGAGGGATGCGTGATAGTCAACGCCCTTCAGTTCATGTgacttatatacataaattttatcgcctttcatttatttaaacacagcgacattaaattaattgctgcACGCGTATCGGTCAGCTAGTCGTTCAACATATTTGTACCAGTGGCTACGTAAcagttacataatatatatatagaattaggAAAGGTAGGAAATGATCTGGAATTTATCTGGTTATAATAAACGTAGGATACATAATTTAGCGGATTGAGAATGGCGAGAAATGGAAGTTGGAGGAGTGGCTTACCCCGACTTGGTATAGCACCCTAGGCTCTTCGTGGCTCAGCCTGTGCTTCCGGTTACGATTAATCAGATCGATCTCGACCGTCGTGTCGTCGAATTCCTGCAGCTCAGCCTGGTACTTACTTTCGTCGATGAACAAGTACTCCTTAAGATACTCGTCGTGCTCGACTCTCAACGGCAAATCGAAAACCTCGCATTTGCTTCGGCGAACCCCGATGATTGCCAGCAGCGTATAGAGCAGGTGTCGTATTGTTTTACCGGTCATCGTGTCGCAGCGAAATTCTTCCCGATAAACAATCCCGATCGAGAGAATCGGAGAGGTTGCCTGtttgtgtctctctctctttctctctctctctctttttctttctttttctctccgaAGGAAACGTTTGCTGCGTTAGGTGTTTTGCTCCTCACGATGGGGGGGATACGATAAAAAGAATGGAAGGGGGTTTCGATACGTTCACCTTCTTATTTGCACGACTTGAGGCGTTCGGAAGCGAGCGGGAGGAGGAATACTCAGGGAATACTCATAGCAGAGATACAACACGGATCGGCAAAAGTCCACGTCTCAAAGCTCGTCGATTACCGCTACTTGAAGTCCATCTTCGTAAATCTCACAAACGCGAGTCTTTTCATTGATCGTTCTTCAAGGGAAAAGCGGAAAGAGGAGTTTTTATCCGCTCGTATCAAAGAGATTGACGATCGTAGTTTTCTCCGAATTCGCTAATCCTACAGGTCAACCTTTCCCGCAGAAGATGAAAAATCTTCAGGAAACGCTGTACCTACGGAAACCTCGTTCCCAAGTTTAAGTCTTACGATCTTTCTTCTTCCGGCTACGAAAGCAGAGGAACGTCACGTGTCTCTGTTTACCGCGGTCCTGATCTCCTCTTATCTCCCTCTTCTTGCACCTCGCAACTCCGGAGACGCGAAAGAGCCCCGTTCCCCGATCCTGATCGGCCGATCTTGGAGGGGAGCctccgggggggggggggagggttCGATAGAGCGTATCCGCACTCGCGCACTCTCACCGAGCTGCGACCGATCCCTGTCCGTCAAAATCTCTATCTGTCTCTCGTGTCTGTCCTTTCGTTCGAAGACGTTCGTCTGGTGCGGTGACTCCCTTTTTGCGGTTCCTCGCCGAGATCTTCCTCTCGGAGAAACGGAGCGCGATTGCTAAGGCGGAGAAGGAGCGCAGAACGGAGATCGGCCTATGCGAAGGTATGCCGTCCGCTCGACTGGACTCTTAAAAGCCAGAAGTAAAGCATGAATGGATGCCCCCACCTTTTTCCTTCGCCCTTCCcgtccctccctctccccgcCGCCTGCTTCCCTCCCGGTATcacctccccctcccccctcgctgctctttctcttctcattCTTGACTGCTCCTGTGCCCCCACTCTATCCCTTGCTCTTACGTCATCCCCACTACTACTCTCTATCCGGAGGCccctctctgtctctgtctctctgtctttttttctctctatctctcctcACCGAACGTTTTCATCGTCGCGGTTTTTTCTTGAGACTCGTCGCCGTTTGCCGTTTGTCCTTGTATCGCATCCTCTCTTCCACGGGCGCTCCGCGTACGCTCCGAAGCGCGCGTTGGCTCTCCGCCGCTCTCCCCGGGAGCGTATTAACGAGTGTTTTACTCTTTCTCCGGAGGTCGGCCCGTTTGCTTTCGCGCGCGCAAACGCGCGGGCGCGCTCTGTTTTGCCATTATCCACTATGTTTTCTGCACATTCTGTATTCCATGATCCTTTTCTCTCTTACCTCGCTTTTACCGGGGAAGCCAGTTTTTCGCCAACAATTTCCCTTCTCTGCGTATCTTTTGATTGTACTCTCAATTCGCTCGCCTCATTTCTCGCGCAATTTCGAACCTCGTTTGACATaccctttttttgtttttttttttttcttcctctggACATTTCTTTTACTAGAGAGACAGTATcacattttatcttattaagttattaagttaattattgtGATAGAAGTATCTATAGATAGTCAAGAGgtaattaagattatataGAGAGAagaatttgtaaagaaaaggATAGGAAGACAAAAGTgtttagaaaattgtaaaccaAGTCCCTTGTTTGACTATTGTGATactaaaggaaataaaaattattattactattattacattttatctttAGATCAATGAGTTCTCGTTATTTTTGTCATATCTTTCTCTGTTCTTTTATTCTCATTTTTAAGGACAGCAGTTTATTCTCATTTattcttgtaaatatttccTGTATCTGTATTTTTACAACTTACCTAGAACAAAGTGTCCAAAAGATACTCAAGTTATCTGGAAAATTAGTCGTTTAAAGGAAATCTGATCCTCTCTCCAagtacttataattatttttatatattttgaagataaaatTATGCGAAAACACTTTGTAAAGTGTTGTCGCGTAAATCAAGCTTTCAACTCGGAgagatgtttattattattaggaaTGCAAGGGTACCGTAAGAGGAATGCCGCGAAGAAATGCTAAAGCGGTGCAGAGGCAATCGCCGCGAACTACCGTTCGTGCTGAGACACCAACTACTTGACGGCGATTGTTCTTGTTGCAGGGAGATTGTACGCTGTGTTCGGCAAAAGACAAGGCCGCATCGTATCTACGGAGAGTGCACACGGCTTCGGTGGACAATTCAGAGTATTGGCCACCCTACCGGTTCTAGAGAGCTTCCATCTCGCAAGAGAACTGCGGACGCAAACGTCCGGATTGGCTAATCCACAACTAGTTTTTAGTCACTGGGAGGTAAGCGCGTTTTCTTGTTAGTTTTAAATGTTCATAAACTTTAACAATATTCTTAGATAACTGCAAAATAGCAttgaataacaataatatacgtttgaatttttgtaaatcaatGTTTCGCAAGTGAAACGAGCTCAAAGAAGATTTAGGATATAAACATGAAAtgtagtttattaataatcaaatttaattaataaggtttttcgactatacttagtCATTTTCAGTCATCAGATAATAATAAGCatcaacaatttaaaaaattcgatgAAATATAGTTGAATTGAAGTGTAAAATGAAGAAAGATATACTACAAATATATTGAAAGATATACTAAAAAGTAGATagatttaaagtattttaaagtaatcaCATAAGAGGGAAAATAAAACTAGAAACCACTTAAACttactatttaaaaactgaaataaacaaaattaaaatatataaaataaaaaataaaagaaaataaaaaactattataaatataacttataataaatacgttaTTAGAACGCATCCTTTTTTTCATTCATTGCATCggcgaaaaagaaaagtttaaaaaagatgaaacGTTAAAAAGGTTCAAaattagtaaaagaaaaaaacgtcaagtgaagttaataataaaaaataattgtacttaATTGAATAATGTACTGGATGTAAACATTaggaaaagatttaaaaacttacttacaaattttaaaaaacttaaaaaaaaatttttaatgtgtcCAACGAATTTCTCGAAAATTCTCTGCTGTTCGTTCAGAACAAAGCATAATAATCGATGTGTACAGTTTGTGttataaaatgcaaatgcGTCGACGGTATTAGTTAagtttattttagttaatttttgtttaaatatatctttaatttcaatatatcttctattttaaatattgttctaCAACCATGTTTTGTCcggaatttttaaattatttaatgactGATCATGTCTAAATACAGTCGAAACGTctcatctttaattaaattttactattattaataaattatattttacatgtttatatCCTAAATCTTTGAGCTTGTTTCACTTGATCCTCTTATTACACATCAAAATAGTCTTGATCGAAACCTTTAAGCAATgcctttttattttgtttttaataattactgaaatgtttattatgattaaatttttgaatttgcgATTTGTGGCAATTTCGAAGGGAgagatctttttctttttaaatttacgttaatattgtaattgctCGTACGacccattttttaaattagtgaaACTTTCTACATTATAGGCAATTGAACAAGATCCTTATTGGGTGCCATCCACGGAGGAGGAATACCTCCATTTCGGTGAAAAGGCGGACAGCGATAATCGAGCTAAGTGCTACATGGATGCAGTTCGTCGAAGAAAAGGCCTTCCGGTGGACTCCCAATTAGTTACTCATGGTGAAAAACAACGTACTCTGTCAAAAAAGAAGTGATGCGAAAATTATCGTTAATGCGAATCCTTTAAAAAGCCGTGTTTACTACGTTTATTCTTGTCGTAGATATAATCTTTCGTCCATTAAATCTgtgaaattgtaaattaatgtgaatgtataaacaagaatatttgtttctttctgcgttatatgttatataaaatataagattataatgttgattgatcaatatttaatcttaataaaaataagatcaagattaaatattaaaatgtctaaaaagACCAATGTCttctttacttaattattttaagtaatttttttattaaatattttcaaacgtGTTGTTACgcagtaatatatatttacaacatattttgcatataCATAAGACCCAAGTGTTACGAATAAAAGTATGTGAttcaattgcattttattgaacaaaattacataaactaTTTAGAAAAGAAGACATAACACATTACATTTTacgaatattatttacattaagggctggttgttccaactttttaaacttgcctatcaggtaagcatgtgctatcttctttttttcttaaaccaGATACCACAGACACGCATTTTGCgagctatttaatttttaattttttatttaaaacgatAATTGTGCAGCTaaccatctatacaaatttgacaactcaaaatttaattgcaatgaTAGTTACTCTTGCAAACACGAAGTAAgtgcagcgagagaaccaggATAGAGAAAAAACTCAATAAAATCATTAACATCACCATTTTAAGAgtagataaataaagatacatttatttgataggtaagtttaccaagaagttggaacaactagccctaaataaatgtatattaaacttaaagataagtgtatatatgtaaacatttttgttaagaTAAATACGACGAATGTATAAGTTTAGAATGCACTTTACAAAAAATCCGTTATTATTTGTAAGCTCCCTTGTTACGTACAGTAAACCATTACGCTTAATCATCCGAAAACACAGTCTTCTTGCCCTGGAATCCTTGACTCATGATGTCCCTCTGCTTTTTCTTAGCCAGCCAAGAAGGATGTAAACTGGCATTCTTGTCTTTGTCAACAGTCGCGTTTTCACTTGCGTTACTTTTGTTTgcgtttttattaatcttagaTGTTTTCTTGAATTTCGTGGAGAAAGATTGTTTACCCGATTGTTTTTTCGTGAAGTTAGTATCGTTTTTGTGTTTCACATTTTGTTCTTTAAATCGATCGTTTGATCGGAAAGCTTTCGCTCGCGTGTTATGCCCATGAGATCTTGTGTACGATGTCGAGGctttattttcttgataagaTTGATCATTCCCTTCAATGAAGAAGTCGTCAACTACTTTTGCTTGCTCAGTCCTAGTGCTTGTAGGATTTTGACATTCTACAGACATCTCTGTGTCTCTATTAGATTCTTGCTCCTCCAACAGCTCGGTAAACCTCTTCACTGTGGCCTCTTTTGTAATGCTAGATGGTTTAATTATACTCGATTGCTTATCTGTGACTTCTGACGTATCatcttttttctgttttaataatttttgtctttcaGAGGGTGTACCATCTTCATTCAATGCCCTTTTGCGCTTATACGAGTTACCCTTTGCTTCAGATAATTTGCTGTCACATGGTTCCTCATCTTTAGAGTGATGGGGTTGTTCAATGTTTTCATCCGAATCAACCTTTCGTTTCTTTGAACTTTTATCCTGAAGATTAGTCTCTTTAGATTTTCTAGTTTTTGCAGCATCTTGTCTTTTGACTTTGtagtcttctttttctttttctctgtgAAATGCTTCTTATAATCTGGGAATTTCTCTTTAAACTGTGTTAATCTTTTCTGCAAGGTTTTATAATGCGTGACTCTCGCCATTATGCGAACGCTATTACTTGAAGACTGATCTTGCAATATTTTAGTCAGATCTCTTTCATCTAGGAtaccaaattttgaaatgtcaTCGTCCTTAATTGTCTTCAGCGCGTAAACCTCGGCGATCAGCCTGTCGGCCTTTCTTCTACTCTTCTCCAGTTGCACCTCATTTCCATGTCTATCCCGCAAGAGTTTAGCCTCCTTGATGAGTTTGTTCACAATACAAACTCTCGCCTGACGAACTGCGTGTCGCAGAAGAATAAAC is a genomic window of Monomorium pharaonis isolate MP-MQ-018 chromosome 7, ASM1337386v2, whole genome shotgun sequence containing:
- the LOC105830676 gene encoding LOW QUALITY PROTEIN: serum response factor-binding protein 1 (The sequence of the model RefSeq protein was modified relative to this genomic sequence to represent the inferred CDS: inserted 1 base in 1 codon), whose translation is MEKSEINNEFILLRHAVRQARVCIVNKLIKEAKLLRDRHGNEVQLEKSRRKADRLIAEVYALKTIKDDDISKFGILDERDLTKILQDQSSSNSVRIMARVTHYKTLQKRLTQFKEKFPDYKKHFTEKKKKKTTKSKDKXAAKTRKSKETNLQDKSSKKRKVDSDENIEQPHHSKDEEPCDSKLSEAKGNSYKRKRALNEDGTPSERQKLLKQKKDDTSEVTDKQSSIIKPSSITKEATVKRFTELLEEQESNRDTEMSVECQNPTSTRTEQAKVVDDFFIEGNDQSYQENKASTSYTRSHGHNTRAKAFRSNDRFKEQNVKHKNDTNFTKKQSGKQSFSTKFKKTSKINKNANKSNASENATVDKDKNASLHPSWLAKKKQRDIMSQGFQGKKTVFSDD